In the Buchnera aphidicola (Periphyllus lyropictus) genome, TCTTAAATCTTTTATTACCCATTTAAAAAAATTTTTTCCAATATATCCAAAACCTAAATTTTCATGTCTATCTTTTTTTTTACCTAGACCAAATTTTGAATCATTTAAATGTAATCCCTTTAAATAATTAAATCCTACAATTTCTTCAAAAGCATCGAAAGTTTTTTTATAATTTTCTTTATTTCTTATATCATATCCAGAAGAAAAAAGATGACAAGTATCTAAACAAACACCTATACGAGTTTTATCTTCTATATTTTTTATAATCTCATATAAATGATGAAAACAATATCCCATATTAGTTCCTTGACCTGCAGTATTTTCAATTACTAAAATAACATCTTTTGTCTTACTTAACACAAAGTTAATAGATTTTGAAATTAATTTCAAACAATTTTTTTCTGAAATTTTATTTAAATGACTTCCCGGATGAAAATTTAAAAATTTTATTCCTAATTCTCTACATCTTTTTACTTCATTAATTAAAGAAATTCTAGATTTTTTTAATAAAGAATTTTCATAATTACCTAAATTTATTAAAAAACCACTATGAGGAAAAATCTGATCATCAGTAAATTTATATTTTTTACAAGAATTTTTAAAAGATCTTATAACATTTTCAGATATACTGGAAATATCCCATTGTAAAGGATTTTTTAAAAAAAAACCTATTGCTGTAGAATTTAATTGATAAGCTATTTTAACTGATTTTACTATACCTTTAGAAATACTAACATGAGGACCAATATATTTCATTAATTATTCACCTATATAATATATTTTTTAACTTTTAGAATATAAAAAAAAATCAAATAACATAAATAAATTATTTTGTAATGATATACTTATAAAAATTAAAATAAAAAATTTATTTTATAAATTTAATTTAAAAAAATAGGAAAAAATTATGAAAAAAAAAGAAAAAACATTTTTTCAAATTATATCTAATCTTAAAAAATTTTGGAATAAAATTGGATGTACAATAATACAACCTATAGATATACCTGTTGGAGCTGGTACCTTTCATCAAAAAACATTTTTTTCTTGTATTAATAAAAAACCAATTGCATATGCATATACTCAAGCTTCTAGACGACCTACAGATGGAAGAAAAGGAAAAAATAAAAATAGATTACAACATTATTATCAATTTCAAGTAATAATAAAACCAGCTCCAAAAAATATTCAAGAAATATATCTTCAATCTTTATCTAAATTAAAAATTAAATTTAAACATAATGATATTAAATTTATTGAAGATAATTGGGAAAATCCTACATTAGGAGCATCTGGAATAGGATGGGAAGTATGGTTAAATGGAATAGAAATTACTCAATTTACATATTTTCAACAAATTGGAGCAATAAATTGTGATCCAATTTCTGTAGAAATAACATATGGATTAGAAAGATTAGCTATGCATATACAAAATATAAATAATATATATAAAATAATATGGTGTAAAAATAAACTATCAAAAACTACATATAAAGAAATGTTTTATAAAAATGAAATTGAACAATCTGAATATAATTTAAATATATCAAACAAAAAATTTTTATT is a window encoding:
- the nfo gene encoding deoxyribonuclease IV is translated as MKYIGPHVSISKGIVKSVKIAYQLNSTAIGFFLKNPLQWDISSISENVIRSFKNSCKKYKFTDDQIFPHSGFLINLGNYENSLLKKSRISLINEVKRCRELGIKFLNFHPGSHLNKISEKNCLKLISKSINFVLSKTKDVILVIENTAGQGTNMGYCFHHLYEIIKNIEDKTRIGVCLDTCHLFSSGYDIRNKENYKKTFDAFEEIVGFNYLKGLHLNDSKFGLGKKKDRHENLGFGYIGKNFFKWVIKDLRFKKKPLILETVNKRLWKKEISWLQSKIPT
- the glyQ gene encoding glycine--tRNA ligase subunit alpha — translated: MMKKKEKTFFQIISNLKKFWNKIGCTIIQPIDIPVGAGTFHQKTFFSCINKKPIAYAYTQASRRPTDGRKGKNKNRLQHYYQFQVIIKPAPKNIQEIYLQSLSKLKIKFKHNDIKFIEDNWENPTLGASGIGWEVWLNGIEITQFTYFQQIGAINCDPISVEITYGLERLAMHIQNINNIYKIIWCKNKLSKTTYKEMFYKNEIEQSEYNLNISNKKFLFNNFKSYYSESKRLLSLKKILLIPSYEFILHSIHYFNLLDARGLISLTDRQYYILKIRKIVKKIAKIYYKRQI